From the genome of Ardenticatenales bacterium:
TTGGCATAGCGGGCGAGCTTAATTGTGCGCCAGCACCTCACGGATTTTGCGAATCAGGGCGTCGGGAGCAAAGGGTTTGAGGATGTACTGGACCGCGCCCACGTCCAATCCTGCTTGCACTTCCGCCTCCTGGCCTTTGGCCGACAGGAAAATTACGGGGATATTCCTCGTCGTGTCTTGCTCTTTTAGCTGCCGGCACGCCTCGTACCCGGTCATGCGCGGCATCCGCACATCCATCAGAATCAGGTCAATGTTCGGATCACTCGTGGCTGCCTTGACGGCCTCCAGGCCATCAGGCACGCTCACTACATCAAAGCTGCTAAACTCCAACGTCAGTTGAATCAGTTCGCGTATGTCGCGTTCATCTTCGGCTACCAGGATTCTCGTCATATTTGCTCACCCTCGTGTGCT
Proteins encoded in this window:
- a CDS encoding response regulator transcription factor — protein: MTRILVAEDERDIRELIQLTLEFSSFDVVSVPDGLEAVKAATSDPNIDLILMDVRMPRMTGYEACRQLKEQDTTRNIPVIFLSAKGQEAEVQAGLDVGAVQYILKPFAPDALIRKIREVLAHN